A region of Heteronotia binoei isolate CCM8104 ecotype False Entrance Well chromosome 2, APGP_CSIRO_Hbin_v1, whole genome shotgun sequence DNA encodes the following proteins:
- the GZMM gene encoding granzyme M — translation MKNIHQHFLLLLLCCGLARPGHLQSQIIGGQEAKPHSRPYMAALKLGSDFGCGGFLVAPQWVMTAAHCMSEMTVILGAHNLHDVEKSQQVLGVESYHMHPEYSPLTTSNDILLLKLTSKAILNKYVQTVPLPKSSSDLPGGVPCSLAGWGLIDRDQITENLFEANVTIVSRKKCLRFYPELNDGMLCAGSHNQIRDSSQGDSGGPMVCHGVVHGIVSFGNHFPPGVYTRIANYLPWIKEVMESDL, via the exons GTCATTTGCAAAGTCAGATCATTGGAGGCCAAGAAGCCAAGCCGCACTCCAGACCTTACATGGCTGCCTTGAAACTGGGATCTGATTTTGGCTGTGGTGGATTTCTGGTGGCTCCCCAATGGGTTATGACAGCAGCACATTGTATGAG TGAAATGACGGTTATCTTGGGAGCGCACAACCTTCATGATGTTGAAAAGTCCCAGCAAGTGCTTGGAGTTGAATCGTACCACATGCATCCGGAATACAGCCCACTCACCACTTCGAATGATATTCTTCTCCTGAAG CTGACGTCAAAAGCCATCCTAAACAAGTATGTCCAGACGGTGCCCTTGCCGAAGTCTAGCAGCGATCTCCCCGGAGGGGTGCCATGCAGTCTGGCGGGATGGGGTCTAATTGATAGAGACCAGATCACAGAAAACCTCTTTGAGGCCAACGTCACCATTGTCAGCCGCAAGAAATGCCTGCGGTTTTACCCAGAGCTCAATGATGGAATGCTGTGTGCAGGCAGCCACAACCAGATACGGGATTCAAGCCAG GGTGATTCCGGAGGCCCCATGGTGTGCCACGGTGTGGTGCATGGAATTGTGTCCTTTGGCAATCACTTCCCTCCTGGAGTTTATACCAGAATTGCCAACTACCTTCCCTGGATCAAAGAAGTCATGGAATCTGACCTGTGA